The Pseudochaenichthys georgianus chromosome 24, fPseGeo1.2, whole genome shotgun sequence genome includes a region encoding these proteins:
- the nus1 gene encoding dehydrodolichyl diphosphate synthase complex subunit nus1, producing MALLYGLLWRLLLFLVHINRALVSWLRVRLRSWKGRLWERAMAALLLPVALAGVPDPQRKVNQDPDANANPVTGNRNAGRRSRWLSDGRSLEKLPVHIGLLVAEEEPSYTDIANLAVWCMAVGISYVSVFDNHGIFQKNNSRLLEEIVRQQQDLVGGDGSKCDVEFLSQGRDKHQHHVVSCWPSVKVLSPEDGKQSIVQAAQQLCRSVENRERSSRDISVSMLDLLLRDSKSVPDPELVVKFGPVDSTLGFLPWHIRLTEFISLPSHRDVSYEDLLGVLRRFGSCQQRLGQ from the exons ATGGCGCTGCTGTATGGCTTGTTATGGAGGCTCTTGCTCTTTCTGGTCCACATCAACAGGGCGCTGGTCTCCTGGCTCCGTGTCCGGCTTCGGAGCTGGAAGGGTCGGCTTTGGGAGCGGGCGATGGCCGCTTTGCTGCTGCCGGTAGCCCTGGCCGGGGTCCCCGACCCCCAGAGGAAGGTAAACCAGGACCCTGATGCTAACGCTAACCCGGTAACTGGAAACCGCAATGCTGGGCGTCGGTCCCGCTGGCTGTCTGACGGCAGGTCTCTGGAGAAGCTGCCGGTCCACATCGGCCTGTTGGTGGCGGAAGAAGAGCCCAGCTACACGGACATAGCAAACCTGGCAGTGTGGTGCATGGCTGTCGGGATATCTTATGTCAGCGTCTTTGATAACCACG GCATCTTTCAGAAGAACAACTCTCGCCTGTTGGAGGAGATAGTACGGCAGCAGCAGGATTTGGTGGGTGGCGACGGATCCAAATGCGATGTGGAGTTTCTTAGCCAGGGACGTGACAAACACCAGCACCATG TGGTGTCCTGCTGGCCCTCGGTGAAGGTGCTGTCTCCAGAGGACGGGAAGCAGAGCATTGTGCAGGCGGCGCAGCAGCTGTGTCGCTCTGTGGAGAACAGAGAGAGGAGCTCCAGAGACATCAGCGTCTCCATGCTGGACCTGCTGCTCCGAG ACTCCAAGAGCGTCCCAGACCCGGAGCTGGTGGTGAAGTTTGGCCCGGTGGACAGCACGCTGGGCTTCCTGCCCTGGCACATCAGACTCACAGAGTTCAT CTCCCTGCCCTCCCACAGAGACGTCTCCTACGAGGACCTGCTGGGGGTGCTGCGGCGGTTCGGCAGCTGCCAGCAGCGGCTCGGACAGTGA